A DNA window from Massilia putida contains the following coding sequences:
- the hyi gene encoding hydroxypyruvate isomerase, producing MPRFAANLTMLFNELPFLDRFEAARDAGFKGVEYLFPYAFEKEALAERLQEYGLTQVLHNLPAGDWDKGERGIAVLPGREAEFREGVARAIEYAKALNCRQVNCLVGIAPAGVDAGTLRRTVVENLRYAATQLKQAGIRLLIEPINTYDIPGFYLNTTKQALDLIESVGADNLFVQYDVYHAQRTEGELAKTIERNLTSIAHIQVADNPGRNEPGTGEINYPWLFKHLDRIGYDGWIGCEYKPAADTRAGLDWIAKLAG from the coding sequence ATGCCAAGATTTGCAGCCAACCTGACGATGCTGTTCAATGAACTGCCGTTCCTCGACCGCTTCGAAGCGGCGCGCGACGCGGGGTTCAAGGGCGTCGAGTACCTGTTCCCGTACGCCTTCGAAAAGGAAGCGCTGGCGGAACGCCTGCAGGAGTATGGCCTCACCCAGGTCCTGCACAACCTGCCGGCCGGCGACTGGGACAAGGGTGAGCGCGGCATCGCCGTGCTGCCCGGCCGCGAGGCCGAGTTCCGCGAGGGCGTGGCCCGCGCCATCGAGTATGCGAAAGCATTGAACTGCCGCCAGGTGAACTGCCTGGTCGGCATCGCCCCGGCGGGCGTCGATGCGGGCACCTTGCGCCGCACCGTCGTCGAAAACCTGCGCTACGCGGCGACCCAATTGAAGCAGGCCGGCATCCGCCTGCTGATCGAGCCGATCAACACGTACGACATCCCGGGCTTCTACCTGAACACGACAAAGCAGGCGCTGGACCTGATCGAGTCGGTCGGCGCGGACAACCTGTTCGTTCAGTACGACGTCTACCACGCCCAGCGCACGGAAGGCGAACTGGCGAAGACGATCGAACGCAACCTGACCAGCATCGCGCATATCCAGGTGGCCGACAACCCGGGCCGCAACGAGCCGGGCACGGGCGAAATCAACTACCCGTGGCTGTTCAAGCACCTGGACCGCATCGGCTACGACGGCTGGATCGGCTGCGAATACAAGCCCGCCGCCGACACCCGCGCGGGCCTGGACTGGATCGCCAAGCTGGCCGGTTAA
- the gcl gene encoding glyoxylate carboligase, with protein sequence MARMRAIDAAAEVLRKEGVTTVFGVPGAAINPFYSAMKKNGGFEHVLARHVEGASHMAEGYTRAKAGNIGVCIGTSGPAGTDMITGLYSAWADSIPILCITGQAPRARLYKEDFQAVDIETIAKPVTKWAVTVREPDQLPRVVQQAFHLMRSSRPGPVLIDLPFDVQVAEIEFDIDTYEPLPVYKPAATRAQAEKALAMLNAAERPLIVCGGGVINADAAARLQEFAEIVGVPVIPTLMGWGAIPDDHPLMAGMVGLQTSHRYGNATMLESDFVIGIGNRWANRHTGSVDVYKKGRKFVHIDIEPTQIGRVFGPDYGIVSDAGAALDLLIDVARGMKSIGGLPDRSAWAAQCQERKRTMLRKTHFENSPIKPQRVYEEMNRAFGKDTTYVSTIGLSQIAAAQFLHVYKPRNWINCGQAGPLGWTVPAALGVVASGAKTDVVAISGDYDFQFMIEELAVGAQFKLPYLHVVVNNAYLGLIRQSQRGFDMDYCVQLSFENINAPQLGAYGVDHVAVAEGLGCKALRVRNVDDIQPAFAEAKALMAQHRVPVVVEIILERVTNISMGTEIDAINEFEALAEHPGDAPTAIRA encoded by the coding sequence ATGGCCCGAATGAGAGCGATCGACGCTGCGGCGGAAGTGCTGCGCAAGGAAGGTGTGACCACGGTGTTCGGCGTGCCCGGCGCCGCGATCAACCCGTTTTACTCGGCGATGAAGAAGAACGGCGGCTTCGAGCACGTGCTCGCCCGCCACGTGGAAGGCGCCTCGCACATGGCCGAGGGCTATACCCGCGCCAAGGCCGGCAACATCGGCGTCTGCATCGGCACGTCGGGCCCGGCCGGCACCGACATGATCACGGGCCTGTATTCCGCCTGGGCCGATTCGATACCTATCCTATGCATTACGGGTCAGGCACCGCGTGCCCGCCTGTACAAGGAAGACTTCCAGGCCGTCGACATCGAGACCATCGCCAAGCCGGTCACCAAGTGGGCGGTCACCGTGCGCGAGCCGGACCAGCTGCCGCGCGTCGTCCAGCAGGCGTTCCACCTGATGCGGTCAAGCCGTCCGGGTCCGGTGCTGATCGACCTGCCGTTCGACGTGCAGGTGGCCGAGATCGAATTCGACATCGACACCTACGAACCGCTGCCGGTCTACAAACCCGCGGCGACCCGCGCCCAGGCCGAAAAGGCCCTGGCCATGCTGAACGCGGCCGAGCGCCCGCTGATCGTCTGCGGCGGCGGCGTGATCAACGCGGATGCCGCGGCCCGCCTGCAGGAATTCGCCGAGATCGTCGGCGTGCCCGTGATCCCGACCTTGATGGGCTGGGGCGCGATCCCCGACGACCACCCGCTGATGGCCGGCATGGTCGGCCTGCAGACGTCGCACCGCTACGGCAACGCGACGATGCTGGAATCGGACTTCGTCATCGGCATCGGCAACCGCTGGGCCAACCGCCACACCGGCTCCGTGGACGTGTACAAGAAAGGCCGCAAGTTCGTCCACATCGACATCGAACCGACCCAGATCGGCCGCGTGTTCGGTCCGGACTACGGCATCGTCTCCGACGCCGGCGCCGCGCTGGACCTCTTGATCGACGTCGCCCGCGGCATGAAATCGATCGGCGGCCTGCCGGACCGCAGCGCCTGGGCCGCGCAATGCCAAGAACGCAAGCGCACCATGCTGCGCAAGACGCACTTCGAGAACTCGCCGATCAAGCCGCAGCGCGTGTACGAAGAGATGAACCGCGCCTTCGGCAAGGACACGACCTACGTCAGCACGATCGGCCTGTCGCAGATCGCCGCCGCGCAGTTCCTGCACGTGTACAAGCCGCGCAACTGGATCAACTGCGGCCAGGCCGGCCCGCTGGGCTGGACCGTGCCGGCGGCACTGGGTGTCGTCGCATCCGGCGCCAAGACGGACGTCGTCGCGATCTCGGGCGACTACGACTTCCAGTTCATGATCGAGGAACTGGCCGTCGGCGCGCAATTCAAGCTGCCTTACCTGCACGTGGTCGTGAACAACGCCTACCTCGGCCTGATCCGCCAGTCGCAGCGCGGCTTCGACATGGATTACTGCGTCCAGCTGTCGTTCGAGAACATCAACGCCCCGCAGCTCGGCGCGTACGGCGTGGACCACGTGGCGGTCGCCGAAGGCCTGGGCTGCAAGGCGCTCCGGGTGCGCAACGTCGACGACATCCAGCCGGCGTTCGCCGAGGCGAAGGCCCTGATGGCCCAGCACCGCGTGCCGGTGGTCGTCGAGATCATCCTGGAACGCGTGACCAACATCTCGATGGGCACGGAGATCGACGCGATCAACGAATTCGAAGCGCTGGCCGAACACCCGGGCGACGCGCCGACCGCGATTCGCGCGTGA
- a CDS encoding LysR family transcriptional regulator, with translation MDRYTEIRSFVLITEKGSFAGAALAEGVTPVVMGRRLDALEQRLGVRLMHRSTRGLTLTALGEQFIEPCRQLLRDFDITENSISAGRSTVRGHLVVSAPAAFGRKHVAPHAPAFRAIHTELKMSFNFTDSVVDLVREGYDMSIRIGEVTDPNYVAIPLFPNRRVVCGTPDYFDRNGVPRTPEDLARHNCLAFNLQGGQQRGWTFQRDGKLFAVRVDGDLACNDGELLFDWVKQGLGIGWRSTWEIQAQLKRGELVTVLDEYAVGNYPIQAVFPQQRFLPAKIRHFIDHLKAVYNTPGYWERQLGAG, from the coding sequence ATGGATCGGTACACGGAAATACGCAGCTTTGTCCTCATCACGGAGAAAGGCAGTTTCGCCGGCGCGGCCTTGGCCGAAGGCGTGACGCCCGTCGTCATGGGCCGACGCCTGGACGCCCTGGAACAACGCCTCGGCGTGCGCCTGATGCACCGCTCGACGCGGGGCCTGACGCTGACGGCGCTGGGCGAACAATTCATCGAACCGTGCCGCCAGCTGCTGCGCGATTTCGACATCACGGAAAACAGCATCAGCGCGGGCCGCAGCACGGTGCGCGGGCACCTGGTCGTCTCCGCGCCGGCGGCGTTCGGCCGCAAGCACGTGGCGCCGCATGCGCCGGCTTTTCGCGCGATCCACACGGAACTCAAGATGTCGTTCAACTTCACGGACAGCGTCGTCGACCTCGTGCGCGAGGGATACGACATGTCGATCCGCATCGGCGAAGTGACGGACCCGAACTACGTCGCGATTCCGCTGTTCCCGAACCGGCGCGTTGTGTGCGGCACGCCCGACTACTTCGACCGCAACGGCGTGCCGCGCACGCCGGAAGATCTCGCGCGCCATAACTGCCTGGCGTTCAATCTGCAGGGCGGGCAGCAGCGCGGCTGGACGTTCCAGCGCGACGGCAAGCTGTTCGCCGTGCGCGTGGACGGCGACCTCGCCTGCAACGACGGCGAGCTGCTGTTCGACTGGGTGAAACAGGGCCTCGGCATCGGCTGGCGCTCGACGTGGGAAATCCAGGCCCAGCTGAAACGGGGGGAACTGGTGACGGTGCTGGACGAATACGCGGTCGGGAATTACCCGATCCAGGCCGTGTTCCCGCAGCAGCGCTTTCTGCCTGCGAAGATCCGGCACTTCATCGATCACCTCAAGGCGGTCTACAACACGCCGGGGTACTGGGAGCGGCAGCTGGGCGCGGGCTGA
- a CDS encoding PEP-CTERM sorting domain-containing protein, protein MKLTQKLAAAVALAAASCAAQATTVYTDEASFLAAAGGSLAFESFETVQSSTATQYNFNDVSFSCAGTTWCPGFFGTSQLFAHDGLQTVFFASPDTSTFTFAHAVNAFGIWIGDAGTTGPLTLNVTLDGAGSVPALTNYTGPSLGWQYFGLVSDTPFTALTFAPSNTNDGIYFDALHYGPAGANAVPEPGSVLLLGIAGAGLLVSRRKRR, encoded by the coding sequence ATGAAACTCACGCAAAAACTCGCAGCCGCAGTCGCTCTCGCCGCAGCGTCGTGCGCCGCGCAGGCCACGACGGTCTACACGGACGAAGCCTCGTTCCTCGCAGCCGCCGGCGGCTCGCTGGCGTTCGAAAGTTTCGAGACGGTCCAGTCCAGCACGGCCACGCAGTACAACTTCAACGACGTGTCCTTCTCCTGCGCGGGCACGACCTGGTGCCCCGGCTTCTTCGGCACGTCGCAGCTGTTTGCCCACGATGGCCTGCAGACGGTGTTCTTCGCCTCGCCCGACACGTCGACCTTCACGTTCGCGCATGCCGTCAACGCCTTCGGCATCTGGATCGGCGACGCCGGCACCACGGGGCCGCTCACGCTGAACGTGACACTGGACGGTGCCGGATCGGTGCCGGCGCTCACGAATTACACCGGCCCGTCCCTTGGCTGGCAGTACTTCGGCCTCGTCTCCGATACGCCGTTCACCGCCCTGACCTTCGCCCCGTCGAACACCAACGACGGCATCTACTTCGATGCGCTGCATTATGGCCCGGCCGGCGCAAACGCCGTCCCCGAACCGGGCAGCGTCCTGCTGCTGGGCATCGCCGGCGCCGGCCTGCTGGTCTCGCGCCGCAAGCGCCGCTGA
- the pdxR gene encoding MocR-like pyridoxine biosynthesis transcription factor PdxR, translating to MSEVSISDYLQTHLDRSATSRQPMNRQLYRLLRDGILSRAVAPGQRVPPSRALAADLGVSRNTITYAYDQLTAEGYLEARVGDGTWVADTEPDMARLAPARTRVAAPAQPGGDVLSARGRRLLSGIGAGSAQWGAFMPGIPDVTRFPHDVWNKLQQRHWRHAEPRLLTYGDGAGHPALREAIASHLRTARSVDCTAEQVIMTSGTHQAIQLVSTLLGEGGDRAWVEDPCYWGTRNVIRSSGLDPVAIPVDGEGMCVTDDAMRAPPRFIFVTPSHQYPLGPVMSLARRRLLLEYAAQNDAWIVEDDYDSEFRYGGPPLASLQGLDQHARTIYLGTFSKTLFPGLRIGFMVVPPPLAASFARANAEMYRDGQGFLHAVLADFIGEGHFSSHVRRMRQLYGARLKALQMAIRTHLGTGAEILGSDAGLHLVLALPDDADDVAISAAAREAGILTRPLSAYYADAHAPNTRRGLMLGYAAVPEERIDPLFRVLAGIVRG from the coding sequence ATGAGCGAAGTCTCCATTTCCGACTACCTGCAGACCCACCTGGACCGAAGCGCGACATCACGCCAGCCGATGAACCGCCAGCTGTACCGGCTGCTGCGCGACGGTATCCTTTCCAGGGCCGTCGCACCGGGCCAGCGCGTGCCGCCGTCGCGCGCGCTGGCGGCCGACCTGGGGGTGTCGCGCAACACGATCACGTACGCCTACGACCAGCTGACGGCCGAGGGCTATCTGGAAGCGCGCGTCGGCGACGGCACCTGGGTGGCGGACACGGAACCGGACATGGCGCGCCTCGCGCCCGCGCGCACGCGCGTGGCCGCACCGGCGCAGCCGGGCGGCGATGTGCTGAGTGCGCGCGGACGGCGCCTGTTGTCGGGCATTGGTGCAGGCAGCGCGCAATGGGGCGCGTTCATGCCGGGCATCCCGGACGTCACGCGCTTTCCGCACGATGTGTGGAACAAGCTGCAGCAGCGCCACTGGCGCCATGCGGAACCGCGGCTGCTGACGTATGGCGACGGCGCCGGTCACCCGGCGCTGCGCGAGGCGATCGCGAGCCACCTGCGCACGGCGCGCTCGGTCGACTGCACGGCGGAGCAGGTGATCATGACGTCGGGGACGCACCAGGCGATCCAGCTCGTGTCGACCTTGCTGGGGGAGGGCGGCGACCGCGCCTGGGTCGAAGACCCGTGCTATTGGGGCACGCGCAACGTGATCCGGTCGAGCGGCCTCGATCCCGTCGCGATTCCCGTCGATGGCGAGGGCATGTGCGTGACGGACGACGCGATGCGCGCGCCGCCGCGCTTCATCTTCGTCACGCCGTCGCACCAGTATCCGCTGGGCCCCGTGATGAGTCTCGCGCGCCGGCGGCTACTGCTGGAATACGCGGCGCAGAACGATGCCTGGATCGTGGAGGATGACTACGACAGCGAGTTCCGCTACGGCGGGCCGCCGCTCGCGTCGCTGCAGGGCCTGGACCAGCATGCGCGCACGATCTATCTCGGCACGTTCAGCAAGACGCTGTTCCCCGGCCTGCGCATCGGTTTCATGGTGGTGCCGCCGCCGCTCGCCGCGAGCTTCGCGCGCGCGAACGCGGAGATGTACCGCGACGGCCAGGGTTTCCTGCACGCCGTGCTGGCGGACTTCATCGGTGAAGGCCATTTTTCGTCGCACGTGCGGCGCATGCGCCAGCTGTACGGGGCGCGCCTGAAAGCGCTGCAGATGGCGATCCGCACGCATCTCGGTACGGGGGCCGAGATCCTCGGCAGCGACGCCGGCCTGCACCTCGTGCTGGCGCTGCCGGACGATGCGGACGACGTGGCGATCAGCGCGGCCGCGCGCGAGGCGGGAATCCTCACGCGGCCGCTGTCCGCCTACTACGCGGACGCGCACGCGCCGAATACGCGGCGCGGGCTGATGCTGGGGTATGCGGCGGTGCCGGAGGAGCGCATCGATCCGCTGTTCCGTGTGCTCGCGGGGATCGTCCGCGGCTGA
- a CDS encoding 4-aminobutyrate--2-oxoglutarate transaminase translates to MKNTDLQARKNAATPRGVGVMCDFYAARAQNAELWDVEGRRFIDFASGIAVLNTGHRHPKLVSAIQAQLEQFTHTAYQIVPYESYVALAERINALAPGDFPKKTALFSTGAEAVENAVKIARAYTGRPGVIAFTGGFHGRTMMSMALTGKVVPYKVGFGPFPGETYHAPFPVELHGVSVDDAIEGIRNLFRADIDPKRVAAIILEPVQGEGGFHVAPPALMRYLRDICDEHGILLIADEVQTGFARTGKIFAMEHYDVAPDLTTMAKSLAGGMPLSAVCGRADVMDAPAPGGLGGTYAGNPLAVASAHAVLDVIEAEGLNGRAMQLGERLKTTLNGLRATVPQIADVRGLGAMVAVEFNTADGKKPDADFAKKVQRVALENGLLLLTCGVHGNVIRFLFPLTIQDAVLDEALDILAAAIKA, encoded by the coding sequence ATGAAAAACACCGATCTGCAAGCCCGCAAGAACGCCGCCACCCCGCGCGGCGTGGGCGTCATGTGCGACTTCTACGCCGCCCGCGCACAAAACGCGGAATTGTGGGACGTCGAAGGCCGCCGTTTCATCGACTTCGCCAGCGGCATCGCCGTGCTGAACACGGGACACCGTCATCCAAAGCTCGTCAGCGCGATCCAGGCGCAGCTCGAACAATTCACGCACACGGCGTACCAGATCGTCCCGTACGAAAGCTATGTGGCGCTGGCCGAGCGCATCAACGCGCTGGCGCCGGGCGACTTCCCGAAGAAGACCGCACTGTTCTCGACGGGCGCGGAAGCCGTGGAAAACGCCGTCAAGATCGCCCGCGCCTACACGGGCCGTCCGGGCGTGATCGCTTTCACTGGCGGGTTCCACGGCCGCACGATGATGAGCATGGCGTTGACGGGCAAGGTCGTGCCGTACAAGGTCGGCTTCGGTCCGTTCCCCGGCGAGACTTATCACGCGCCGTTCCCCGTCGAGCTGCACGGCGTGTCGGTGGACGACGCGATCGAGGGCATCCGCAACCTGTTCCGCGCCGACATCGATCCGAAGCGCGTCGCCGCGATCATCCTCGAACCCGTGCAGGGCGAAGGCGGATTCCATGTCGCGCCGCCCGCGCTGATGCGCTACTTACGCGACATCTGCGACGAACACGGCATCCTCCTGATCGCCGACGAGGTGCAGACCGGCTTCGCCCGCACCGGCAAGATCTTCGCGATGGAGCACTACGACGTCGCGCCGGACCTGACGACGATGGCCAAGAGCCTCGCGGGCGGCATGCCGCTGTCCGCCGTGTGCGGCCGCGCCGACGTGATGGACGCGCCGGCCCCGGGCGGCCTGGGCGGCACCTACGCCGGCAACCCGCTGGCCGTCGCGTCGGCCCATGCGGTGCTGGACGTGATCGAGGCGGAAGGCCTCAACGGGCGCGCCATGCAGCTGGGCGAGCGCCTGAAGACGACGCTGAACGGCCTGCGCGCGACGGTGCCGCAGATCGCCGACGTGCGCGGCCTGGGTGCGATGGTCGCCGTCGAATTCAACACGGCAGATGGCAAGAAACCGGATGCGGACTTCGCGAAGAAGGTGCAGCGCGTGGCGCTGGAAAACGGTCTGCTGCTGCTCACCTGCGGGGTGCACGGCAACGTGATCCGCTTCCTGTTCCCGCTGACGATCCAGGACGCCGTGCTGGACGAAGCGCTGGACATCCTCGCCGCCGCCATCAAAGCCTGA
- a CDS encoding NAD-dependent succinate-semialdehyde dehydrogenase, translating to MILMKDPSLFQQQAFIDGVFCDADDGGTVTVTNPASGAVLGTVPDMGAAETARAIAAADAAWAGWKAKPAKARAAVLRAWYDLILANADDLALLMTLEQGKPLKEAQGEIAYAASFVEWFAEEAKRIDGDVLQSPWTDRRIVVTKEPVGVCAAITPWNFPAAMITRKVGPALAAGCPVVLKPAEATPYSALALALLAKRAGLPAGLFNVVTGNARAIGGELCANPIVRKLSFTGSTEIGRLLMQQCAPTVKKLSLELGGNAPFIVFDDADLDAAVDGALASKFRNAGQTCVCANRIYVQDGVYDAFAAKLTVAVERFKVGHGVEPGVDIGPLIDGDAVAKAQQHVADAVAKGARVLTGGERHALGGTFFRPTVLADVDATMLVAREETFGPVAPLFRFHDEAEVLALANDTEFGLASYFYARDIGRVWRVAEGLESGMVGVNTGLISNEVAPFGGVKQSGLGREGSKYGIDDYLAVKYVCLGIA from the coding sequence ATGATTCTCATGAAAGACCCGAGCCTGTTCCAGCAGCAGGCCTTTATCGACGGCGTGTTCTGCGACGCCGACGACGGCGGCACGGTCACCGTCACGAATCCCGCCAGCGGCGCCGTCCTGGGCACGGTGCCGGACATGGGCGCGGCCGAAACGGCCCGCGCCATCGCCGCCGCCGACGCCGCCTGGGCCGGCTGGAAGGCGAAGCCCGCCAAGGCGCGCGCCGCCGTGCTGCGCGCCTGGTACGACCTGATCCTCGCGAACGCCGACGATCTCGCGCTGCTGATGACGCTCGAACAGGGCAAGCCGCTAAAGGAAGCCCAGGGCGAGATCGCGTACGCCGCGTCGTTCGTCGAGTGGTTCGCGGAAGAAGCCAAGCGCATCGACGGCGACGTGCTGCAATCGCCGTGGACCGACCGCCGCATCGTCGTCACGAAGGAGCCGGTGGGTGTGTGCGCCGCGATCACGCCGTGGAACTTCCCGGCCGCGATGATCACCCGCAAGGTCGGCCCGGCACTGGCCGCCGGCTGCCCCGTCGTGCTGAAACCGGCCGAGGCGACGCCCTATTCCGCGCTGGCGCTGGCGCTGCTCGCGAAGCGCGCGGGGCTGCCCGCGGGCCTGTTCAACGTCGTCACCGGCAATGCGCGCGCCATCGGCGGCGAGCTGTGTGCGAATCCGATCGTCCGCAAGCTGAGCTTCACGGGATCGACGGAAATCGGCCGGCTGCTGATGCAGCAGTGCGCGCCGACCGTCAAAAAACTGTCGCTGGAACTGGGCGGGAACGCGCCGTTCATCGTGTTCGACGATGCCGATCTCGACGCGGCCGTCGACGGCGCGCTCGCCTCGAAATTCCGCAACGCCGGCCAGACCTGCGTGTGCGCCAACAGGATTTATGTGCAGGACGGCGTGTACGACGCCTTCGCGGCGAAGCTGACGGTCGCCGTCGAGCGCTTCAAGGTCGGCCACGGCGTGGAACCCGGTGTCGACATCGGCCCGCTGATCGACGGCGACGCGGTCGCGAAAGCGCAGCAGCACGTGGCGGACGCCGTGGCGAAAGGCGCGCGCGTGCTGACGGGTGGAGAGCGCCATGCGCTGGGCGGCACGTTCTTCCGGCCGACCGTGCTGGCGGACGTCGACGCGACCATGCTCGTCGCGCGCGAGGAAACGTTCGGCCCCGTGGCGCCGCTGTTCCGCTTCCATGACGAGGCCGAGGTGCTGGCGCTCGCGAACGACACGGAATTCGGCCTCGCGAGCTACTTCTACGCGCGCGACATCGGCCGTGTATGGAGGGTGGCCGAAGGCCTAGAGTCCGGCATGGTCGGCGTGAACACGGGCCTGATCTCGAACGAGGTGGCGCCGTTCGGCGGCGTCAAGCAGTCGGGTCTGGGGCGCGAAGGGTCGAAATACGGCATCGACGACTACCTGGCCGTCAAGTACGTGTGCCTCGGCATCGCCTGA
- a CDS encoding NAD(P)/FAD-dependent oxidoreductase, with protein MTDAIKKSFEDVKLFPFWLDNPAAPQVERELIGQTTADLVIVGGGFTGLWAAVQAKELMPYLDVVVIEAGKVAYGASGRAGGIISTSVMHGLPNATRVFPKDLDILEGFGHDNLDGFKATVARYGIDADLEWNGEMTVAVDERHLDHLREDFELHKRHGHNVVLLDRAEAQAQLASPLYAGAMWSRDRSGIVHPAKMAWGLKAAALKLGVRLYEMSPLTRLEDCGKTMLVHTQAGKVRTPRILLGTGTANVGIKDIKRRVMQVRDHVLATHPLTPEQMDRIGWRNRQGVYDTRTQLNYYRLTKDNRIIFGGLVSYHFDGNDNPAADRIEATYYKLGAVFHKTFPQLSDVGFSHAWGGPIDYCSRGAVFARRYFDEKVVYVAGYTGFGVAGSRFGALMGLNILFDRDTPERKLDISTQGPSWIPPEPLRWAGAKITFHAFDGADEQGGWKRMWIDGIKRLGFPM; from the coding sequence TTGACGGACGCAATCAAGAAGAGTTTTGAAGACGTGAAGCTGTTCCCGTTCTGGCTGGACAACCCGGCCGCGCCGCAGGTGGAGCGCGAGCTGATCGGCCAGACGACGGCGGACCTCGTGATCGTCGGCGGCGGCTTCACGGGCCTGTGGGCCGCCGTGCAGGCCAAGGAACTGATGCCTTACCTGGACGTCGTCGTGATCGAGGCGGGCAAGGTCGCGTATGGCGCCTCCGGCCGCGCGGGAGGCATCATCTCGACCTCGGTCATGCACGGCCTGCCCAACGCCACCCGCGTGTTTCCGAAGGACCTCGACATCCTCGAGGGCTTTGGCCACGACAACCTGGACGGCTTCAAGGCGACCGTCGCCCGCTACGGCATCGACGCCGACCTCGAATGGAACGGCGAGATGACGGTGGCCGTGGACGAACGCCACCTGGACCATTTGCGCGAAGACTTCGAACTGCACAAGCGCCACGGCCACAACGTCGTGCTGCTCGACCGCGCGGAGGCGCAGGCGCAGCTCGCCTCGCCCTTGTACGCCGGCGCCATGTGGTCGCGCGACCGCAGCGGCATCGTCCATCCGGCCAAGATGGCGTGGGGCCTGAAGGCCGCGGCGCTGAAGCTGGGCGTGCGCCTGTACGAGATGTCGCCGCTCACCCGGCTGGAAGACTGCGGCAAGACGATGCTCGTCCACACGCAGGCCGGCAAGGTACGCACGCCGCGCATCCTGCTCGGCACGGGCACCGCGAACGTCGGCATCAAGGACATCAAGCGGCGCGTGATGCAGGTGCGCGACCATGTGCTCGCGACGCATCCGCTCACGCCGGAGCAGATGGACCGCATCGGCTGGAGGAACCGCCAGGGCGTGTACGACACGCGCACGCAACTGAATTACTATCGCCTGACGAAGGACAACCGCATCATCTTCGGGGGCCTCGTCAGCTATCACTTCGACGGCAACGACAACCCGGCCGCGGACCGCATCGAGGCCACGTACTACAAGCTGGGCGCGGTGTTCCATAAAACGTTCCCGCAGCTCTCCGACGTCGGCTTCTCGCACGCCTGGGGCGGCCCGATCGACTATTGTTCGCGCGGCGCCGTGTTCGCGCGCCGCTACTTCGACGAAAAGGTCGTGTACGTCGCAGGCTACACGGGCTTCGGCGTGGCGGGCAGCCGCTTCGGCGCGCTGATGGGCCTGAACATCCTGTTCGACCGCGACACGCCCGAACGCAAGCTGGACATCTCCACGCAGGGCCCGTCGTGGATCCCGCCCGAGCCGCTGCGCTGGGCCGGCGCCAAGATCACCTTCCACGCCTTCGACGGCGCCGACGAGCAAGGCGGCTGGAAGCGCATGTGGATCGACGGGATCAAGCGACTCGGCTTCCCGATGTGA
- the speB gene encoding agmatinase, protein MHNETTFNQPLGGNAMPRSGGIATMMRLPHARSAAGLDACFVGVPFDLGTSNRSGARLGPRHVRAESVLLRPYNMATRAAPFDSLQVADIGDVAINPYNLLDSIRRIEEAYDGILAHDCVPISLGGDHTVTLPILRAIARKHGPVALVHVDAHADVNDTMFGEKIAHGTPFRRAVEEGLLQCEYVTQIGLRGTGYEAEDFDWCRRQGFTVVQVEECWNRSLAPLAAQIRERVGDRPVYVSFDVDGIDPAFAPGTGTPEIGGLTVAQGLEIVRGLRGLNIVGADVVEVAPAYDNAGVTSLLAANLAFEMLCVLPGVNYR, encoded by the coding sequence ATGCATAACGAGACGACCTTCAACCAACCCCTGGGCGGCAATGCCATGCCGCGCAGCGGCGGCATCGCGACGATGATGCGCCTGCCGCACGCCCGGTCCGCAGCCGGCCTGGACGCCTGCTTCGTCGGCGTACCGTTCGACCTGGGCACGTCGAACCGCAGCGGCGCACGCCTCGGCCCGCGCCACGTGCGCGCCGAATCCGTGCTGCTGCGCCCCTACAATATGGCGACCCGCGCCGCGCCCTTCGATTCGCTGCAGGTCGCGGACATCGGCGACGTCGCCATCAATCCGTACAACCTCCTGGATTCGATCCGCCGCATCGAAGAGGCGTACGACGGCATCCTCGCCCACGACTGCGTGCCGATCTCGCTGGGCGGCGACCACACGGTCACCCTGCCGATCCTGCGTGCCATCGCCCGCAAGCATGGCCCCGTGGCGCTGGTGCACGTGGACGCCCACGCGGACGTCAACGACACCATGTTCGGCGAAAAGATCGCGCACGGCACGCCGTTCCGCCGCGCCGTCGAGGAAGGCCTGCTGCAGTGCGAGTACGTCACGCAGATCGGCTTGCGCGGCACCGGCTACGAGGCCGAGGACTTCGACTGGTGCCGCCGCCAGGGCTTCACCGTCGTGCAGGTCGAGGAATGCTGGAACCGCTCGCTGGCGCCGCTGGCCGCGCAGATCCGCGAGCGCGTCGGCGACCGCCCCGTCTACGTCAGCTTCGACGTCGACGGCATCGATCCCGCGTTCGCGCCGGGCACCGGCACGCCGGAGATCGGCGGCCTCACCGTCGCCCAGGGCCTGGAAATCGTGCGCGGCCTGCGCGGCCTGAACATCGTCGGGGCCGACGTCGTCGAAGTGGCGCCCGCCTACGACAACGCCGGCGTGACGTCGCTGCTGGCGGCGAACCTCGCCTTCGAGATGCTGTGCGTGCTTCCCGGCGTGAACTACCGATGA